A window of Kribbella sp. NBC_00382 genomic DNA:
GAGCCCATGCTGCGCCCACTCGAATTCCCAGCTCTTCACCAGCGTCGTCTCGGTGTCCATCAGCAGCCCGTCGAAGTCGAACACCACCGCCTCGATCGGTGCCCCCACCAACCGCATCGCCAGCCGATGGATCTCGGCCCCGGTCAACCCACACAGCTCCAGATAGCTCCGCACCCCGCCGTACCGCGCATCGACATGATCCAAAGAATCCAGAATCGTCTCCGGCAGCGTCCGCGACAGCACCTCCGCCGCAGCGCGTTCCTCGACCGGCAGCTCGGCGATCCGGGCGAGTACCCCGAGGCGGTCCTCGCTGATCGCGTAGTCGGCTGCGATCTCCTCCCGCGGCACCCCGACCAGATCGAGCAGCAAAGCGACCAGCAGCCCGGTCCGATCCTTGCCCGACTTGCAATGCACGACGACCGGCAGCTCCGCGGGCGCATCCGCCAGCGCCTGCAGAGCGGCGCCGATCTGTCCCTGGTTGCGATCGAGACTGCCGCGATAGATGTCCGCCATCAGCGGCTCGTCGGCGGGCACCCGTTCCTTCTCCCGGACCGGATCGATCCACGGAATCCGCCGGTACTCCGCGACGCCCGCCAGCGGATGCGTCTGCGTCATCTCCCAATCCGAGCGCAGGTCAAGCACCAACCCAGCCCCGACAGCGACCAGCGCCTCCCGCCCGACAGCGTCGAGCTTGTCGGGGGAGTCCGTCCGGATCATCGTCCCGCCCCGCGTCACCCCGCCGTACCGGGTCGAAAACCCGCCCAGATCACGCGTGTTCAGGCAACCACTCCACGAAAGGTCCGTCACCCGGAGGAGCCTATGACACCTCCCAACGACTCGAAATCATGCCAAGTCCCGCCGTCCCAGTAGAGATGATGCAGAGCGGAGTCGCTGCCGCGAACGAAGATGTCGAGCCGGCCCGGCCCCCAGGAAACCGCCGACCCCGCCGGTTGCGGACGCGGCGCCTCAGCCGCACCGACCAGGCCGAGCCAGCCGGCGAGCGCGGCGATGTTCATCCGCAGGATCTCGGACGCCAAGGCCCAGTCAAGGAACTCGAGCTTGTCGTCAGCCGAGTGGATGTGCCCGTTCGCACTGTCCGCGCCCTCGATCGTCAGCACCGCCGGCACACCCGCGTTGATGAACGGCACATGGTCACTGGCAAAGGGATTCAGCGACGTCTCGACCCTCAGCCCCGTGTACGTCGCGGCCGCCGCCGCAAGGTCATCCATCTGCCCCGACGACACCGGCGCCCCCTCCAGCAGGACGGTCGGCAGTACCGTGTTCTTCGACGCGATCATGTCCATGTTGAGCACCGCGCGAATCCGCGCCCGCTCCCCAGCCGGCAGCGCAGCGACGTACTGCTTGCTCCCGAACAACCCCTCTTCCTCACCACCGAAGAGGATCAGCCGGACATCGTGTTCCCACTTGCGACTCGCGATCAGCCGCCCGAGCTCCAGTACGCCGGCCGCCCCGCTCCCGTTGTCGTCAGCACCCGGCGCGTTCCCACCAGGCCCACCCGCAAGATTGATCGAGTCGAGGTGCGCCGTGATCACCACCAGCCCGCGAGTACCAGCTCCCGACCCCAAACGATCGCCGATCAGGTTCTCCGAATGACCTGCCCCGACGGTGATCGGAGTACGCGTGACGCTGTAGCCGAGGGCAACCATCCGGGCCGCCACGAACTCCACCGCCGTGGTGAACGACGCGCTGAGCGAATGCCTGGTCGGCAGTGATGCCAGCCAGGTCAGATCCGCCTGGTACGACGCCGGCGCGAGCTCACCGACCAGCCCGGCAACCACAGGGTCGGCGCGCCGGGCCGACCGGACCGGCACGTCGACGACCGTCATACCGGGCTTCAACGCCTCGACCCGCCAGCAGTGGTTGGAGCGCCTCCGGGGTTTGTCAGCGGCCGAGATCACCAGATGGCGACCGTGGTCGAGCAGCGGCGTGACGTCCGGATACTCGTCCTGGAAGCTCCGTCCGACCTGCGTCACGAGCACCAGGCCGGGCACGGTCCGGGAGGCCCGGCCGAGTTTCTGGTCGGCGGGTCCCCACAGGATCGTCTTGTCGCCGAACCGCGCCGACTTGGCGCCGTCGGCCGCATCCGCGGTCGGCACCACCAGGTACCGAACAGGCGAACCGGTCATCTCACTCCTTCCAACGAATCTCCAGCCGATCCGGTGCCGCCGCCACGATCGATCCGGCGGAGCCTGTACTACGGCTGATCTCGCCGCCCGCCGACCAGCGGCCGCCATGCCCCTCCGGCGCGTCGCCGCGGCCGATCAGCCAGTCGGTGAAGCTGCCGTCGGCGTGGAACTCCACCCCCCGCCGGCCGCGAGCCGGCGGGAAGGCGAAGTCGTCGCGGCGGTAGACGGTCACGCCGTCGTGGTCCTCCTCGAAGGAGTGCGTCCACCGCCCGACCAACTGCTGGCTGTTCAGTTCAGCACCGCCTGCTCGGTGGTGGCGCCGTTCGGCAACAGGTCCGGCGCCGGCTGATCCAGCTTGAAGTCGCTGATCACACCGCCGAGCGCCTCGTACCCGGTGATGGACGGTCCCCAGGCCGTTCCGTCCCACCACTTGTGGTACATCCCGCCGTCCGTTCCGACGACGAAGACGTCCAGTCGATCGGGTCCCCACGAGGTCACACGCGGCTCGTCGGTGCAGATGCCGCCGAGCGACTCGAACCCGGACCACGACGTGCCGTCCCACCACTGGTGGTACAGCGCCGAGTCGGTACCGAGCACGAAGACGTCCAGCCGGTTCGCGCCCCACGAGACCACGGTCGGCGCGCTCGTGCAGATGCCGCCGAGGTTCTCCCAGTCCGCCGACCACGCCGTACCGTCGTACCACTTGTGGTAGAGCGCGGAGTCGGTACCGATGACGAACAGGTCGAGCCGGTTCGGACCCCAGGCCACCGCGGTCGGGGGAGAGGCGCAGACGCCGCCGAGCGACTCGAAGCCGCCCCACGCCGTGCCGTCCCACCACTTGTGGTAGATCGCGTTGTCCGTGCCGAGCACGAAGACATCGAGCCGATCGGGGCCCCAGGCAACTACTTCGGGCGGGCTCATGCAGATGCCGCCGAGGTTCTCGAAGTCGTTCCAGGCCGTGCCGTCCCACCACTTGTGGTAGAGCGCGCGGTCGGTCCCGAGCACGAAGACGTCCAGCCGGTTCTCGGCCCACGAGGCCACCCGCGGCGGGCTCATGCAGATGCCGCCGAGCGCTTCGTAGCCCGTCTCCGACGGTCCCCAGGTGGTCCCGTCCCACCACTTGTGGTAGACCCCGTGGTCGGTTCCGAGCACGAAAGCGTCGAGCCGGTTCGGCCCCCAGGACGCCACTTCGGGAGCACTCACGCACACACCACCCAGGTATTCGTAGCCGCTGACGGACGGTCCCCACGCGGCTCCGTCCCACCATTTGTGGTACGTCGCACGGTCGGTACCGAGCACGAACGCGTCGATCCGGTTGTCGTCCCACGACACAACCGGCCCGGCGGGAGTCGGCTGTGCGGTACCGGAGACCGAAGCCTGGTTGAGGTCCTTCCGGATGGTGTCCAGACAGGCCTCCATCCGGGCCACCTGGTCGGTGGTGAACATGACCATGCCGCGGTCGTCGGTGTAGTCCATGTAGTTGACGAACAGGTCGCCGTTCGGCCCGTTGCTGCAGGACAGCTTCGGGAACGTCGGTACGCCGAAGTTCGGGCCGCCCTGGTTGGGGGTGTCCGCGACCTCGTCGCTACCGCTGCAACCGGTGCCGTCGTCGCCCCAGATGTGGAACAGGTTGAGGTAGTGGCCGATCTCGTGCGTCGTGGTGCGACCGAGATCGAACGGCGCAGCCGCGGTCCCGTTGGTGCCGAACCCGCTCTGCAGGATGACGACGCCGTCGGTCTCTGCCGGGCCGCCGGGGAACTGCGCGTAGCCGAGCAGACCGCCACCGAGCTGGCCGACCCAGATGTTCAGGTACCGATCGGCCGGCCAGGGATCGATGCCACCGGTCGCCGACGACTTGATCTTGTCGTCCGTGCTGAACCCGGTCTGCGTCGTCTGGGTCCGGGTGACGCCCGTCGTCGGGTTGCCGCTCGGGTCCGTCGTCGCCAGCGCGAACTCGATCCGCGCGTCGGCGACCAGCCCGGTGAACGGCGCCGGGACGATGCCGACGTCTGTGTTGGCCGCTCGGAAGTCGCGGTTCAGCACCTCGATCTGGCTGTCGATCTGGGCCTGCGAGATGTTCTGCGCGGCCGTGTTCCAGACGACGTGCACCACGACCGGGATGTGCGCGGTCCCGCTGAACCGCTGCTGACTCGCGACGTACTGCGTGGTCGCGTTCTCCAGGTAGGAACGCGCCGCCACGTACTCCGCCGACGTGGACAGCAACCGCCGGTGCACATCCATCACGCCACACTGCCGCCGGCTGGGCGGCTGACTGTCACGCCCCATCCCCGCGCCGCTGCTACCGCCGGTCCCCATCATTCCACCGGGCATCTGGTTCCCGGTGTCCTGTTCGTTCTTGTCCGCTCTCCCGTTGGCCTTCCTCGGCATTTCTTCCCCCTAGTACGTGCGGGGGCAAGGAAAGGAGCTTGAACAGGATGCCCCCCAAGACGCTGCTCTTTTTCAGCGTGCTCCCGGCACCGCCGGTGCACAAGACCGGGAGCCCCGGTAGTCAATTTCACCGTTTCCCTTGCGTACGTTGGAGAATGGCGTCAGGAGGGGTGAATGAGACGAGAGCTGTCCGTTCCGTTCGAGGTCCGCGGTCAACGCGGACTGATCAATATCCGCGTACTGGCCAACGACGATCCCTATGCCTCCGGGCACGGGTTGGTCGTGCCAGGCCTGGACGCGAAGTCCTACCGCAACTTCCCGATCTGTACTGCGACGCTGCGCTACCACGGTCAGGGCATCAACGCGATCATGGGCTGGATCCAGCTCGTCACGCGAGCCGGCACCGTCACGGTGGACGCGCCGGCCTTCACCGCCGACGCCAGCCCACTGTCCGCGTACGGCTTCCTGCCGACCTTCTTCGACGCCCCCGCGCATCCGGAAGATCCCGACGGTGTCTGGCGCGCGGACACGTTCCTGGTGATCGTGCCCGACGTGATCCACACCCGCGTCGTCGAGCCGGTCGCCGCCTTCACCTGGGGCTACCGACTCCACGGTGGCTACGCCGACCCGCTCGACCCAGCCCGCCGTTCAGCCGACTGGCAAGACCACCGCGCCACCCTCGCCGCGCGCTACCCGTATTGGATGTTCCTCTAGATCTCCAGCTCCCAGTCGGTCCGTTGCGCGACCGGGCGGAAGCCGAGATGCACGTTGACGGCGATCATCGGAGCGTTCGTCGTCGCGTTCCAGGTGTGCAGGACGGCCGGGCGGTCGAGCCCGGCCTGCAGCGACCGGAAGTTGGGAACCTTCACGGCGAGCCCGAGCCGCCGACCGCGATGCTCGGGCCGGACGAACGTGTCCCACTGGTAGAGGCGCCCGGGGTCGCTGGTCGCGCCACCCATCTGCGTGTAGGCCGCCAGCTGACCGTCCTTGTCGACCGCGACCGTGGTGTGGCAGAAGCGCCCTTGCTTGAGCCTGCGCGCCTCGGCCTCACGCAACCGCTCCGGCGTCCACCGGGCCGGTTCCTGATCGAGGTCTCCGGTCGGTACGTCGGTCGACATCGCGCTCAGCGCATCGGCGAACTGCTCGACCCATTCGTCCGGGGTGTGCTCCCGCCACTGGACGATCTCGTACCCGTCGACCGGCTGGTCCAACTCGGCCAGCCGTTCCTCCGACAGCGGCAACTCGAGCACTTGATGCAGCTCGACGAGTTTGCGGACGAACCCGTGCTTGGTGGCGAACGCAGTACCGGCGCTCTCGCCGGTCTCCGCGTCGCCCAGGATCATGCCCGCGAGCAGTCGGCGGTCGTCCTGCTTGGCGCGCTCGATGACCGCGTCGAGAAGTTTGGTGCCCACGCCTGTACGCCGGTACGGCGCGGCAACCGCGATCTCGACCTCGACGAGATGGGTGTTCTCCTGCAATGGCCAGTCGAACCAGGCGATCCCGAGCCACGTGTCGCCGTCGACCAGCCCGAGTCCGTCGGCTCGCATGTCGGAGTGCTGGTCGGCCATCAGGACCCGCGCCTCCTCCAGTCCGAGGCCAGACGGGAACTCGGCTTCCCGGCGTACCGCGTCTCGGAGGTTGTAGAACTGCTCGAAGGTCTCGCGGTCCCGGCCGTCCACTGTCACGAATTCCATCTCGCGACCCTATGGGGTGCGGCCGGGGGAGCGCGCTTGGTTTTAGTGGTGGGGCCGGAGGGTGCGGTTGGCGGCCGGTTCGGCGATCTGCTCGCGGAAGGGGTGGGCCGGGTAGACGCCGAGGATCCGGACCTCGACCGAGAAGAAGGCGAGCTCCTCCAGGGCGAGGGCGACGTGCGGGTCCTCGGGGTGGCCCTCGACATCGGCGTAGAACTGGGTAGCGAAGAACGAGCCGCCGAGCTGGTAGCTCTCCAGCTTGGTCATGTTGACGCCGTTGGTCGCGAAACCGCCCATCGCCTTGTAGAGCGCGGCAGGCACGTTGCGGACCCGGTAGACGAAGCTGGTGATCGTCGGCGCCGACCCCACCGCGGGCACCTGCGGCTCGCGCGACAGCACCAGGAACCGGGTCGTGTTGTGGTGCTCGTCCTCGACGTCCTCGGCCAGGATGTCCAGCCCGTAGAGGCCGGCCGCGGCGACGGGGGAGAGGGCGGCGACGGTCGGGTCGTTCAGCTCGGAGACCTCGCGTGCGGCCCCGGCGGTGTCGTCGGCGACGACGGTCGCCCAGCCGTGCTCGCGGATGATCTTGCGGCACTGGCCGAGCGCGTGGACGTGGCTGCGGACCGTCTTGATCGACTCGATCGGCGTACCGGGCGTGGCCAGCAGCTGGAAGTGGATCGGCAGGAAGAACTCGCCGATGATGTGCAGCCCGGAGTCCGGCAGCAGGTGGTGGATGTCGGCCACCCGGCCGGCGATCGAGTTGTCGACCGGGATCATCGCCAGCCCGGCGCGGCCGGTGTTCACCGCCTCGAGGGCGTCCTCGAAGGTGGTACAGGGCAGCTGTTCGCGGCCGGGAAACATCTCGGTGCACGCCATCGCCGAATTGGCTCCTGGCTCACCCTGGTACGCGATCGGTCCGCTCACGGTTTCCCAGCCTAGTGCCACCCTGTCTCACCCCTTGACTCAGGTGTCCGACTTGCGGACCTTCTTGGGTGCGCCGGTGGGTGCCCGGCCCTCCAGCTGCTTGGCCTTGGTGGCGTACATGTCGACGTACTCCTGGCCGGACAGCTCCATGATCTTGTACATGATCTCGTCGGTGACGGCGCGCAGGATCAAGCGGTCGCTCTCCATCCCGTCGTACCGGGAGAAGTCCAGCGGCTCGCCGAACTTGACCGTCGGGGAGGCGAACGAGGCGACCACCTTGCCGGGCGGCGCGACCACGTCGGTGCCGATCACGCCACACGGGATCACCGGTACCTTCGCCTCGAGCGCGAGCCGGGCGACGCCGGTCCGGCCCTTGTAGAGCTTGCCGTCGTGCGAGCGGGTGCCCTCGGGGTAGATGCCGAACAGATCGCCGCGCTCGAGCACCTTCAGGCCGGCCTTGATCGCGCCCTCGGACGCCGAGCCGCCGGACCGGTCGATGGGGACCTGGCCGGTGCCCTTGAAGAAGCCGCGCTGGAACGTGCCCTTGAGTCCGGCGCCGGTGAAGTAGTCCGACTTGGCGACGAAGGTCACCCGGCGGCGCAGTACCAGCGGCATGAAGATCCAGTCCGCGTAGGACAGGTGGTTGCTCGCGATGATCGCCGGCCCGATGTCGGGGATGTTCTCGGCGCCCTCCACCTTCGGGCGGAAGATGCGCTTGACCGGCGGGCCGACCACGACGTTCTTCAGCACCCAGTAGATGCCCTTGCCATCGCCGTCACCGGCGTCGTCGACCGGACGCTCAGGCTCCGGCTCGAACCGCGGCGACTGTGCCGGTTCCGTCATCGATGTCCTTTCCTCACGTTTCCCCGAGCCCTCATGATGCCGTACGCCGCCCCGGGCCGCTCCTGGCTACTGGCAAGTTCGCCGCGCGGGAACCGCTGACAAGGCCGCCGCGATCTCCGTAGGCTTCTCACGGCGGGCTCGCCACGAGCCGGACCGGGGCGCCGGAACTTGGGGGAGGGCCGGGTTGTGAGGACTCGATTCAAGGCCGGACGTCTGACCGCCCTGCTGGGCGTCGCCGCGGCAGCCTTCGCGGGAGTGCCGCTGGCCGCCAGCGCTGGAGTGCCCCTCGCAGTGACCGAGGCTGCGGCGCCGGTCGGGACCGTGGTGCCGTTGCAGGTGACCGGGCCGGCGTCCTCGCGCTTCAACCTGGTGGTGATGGGGGACGGGTATACCGCCGGTGAGCTGCCGAAGTTCCGGGAGCAGGTGGACAAGCACTTGAATGTGCTCTGGAGCATCGAGCCGTTCAAGACCTACCGCAACTACATCAACGTGTACGCCGTCGAGATCCCCTCACCCGAGAGCGGCGTCGACTGCGACCCCAGCCTGACCTCGCCCATGGTCGACACCCCGCTCCAGATGGGCTTCTGGGGTGGCTGCGACCCGGACTCGGTCCAGCGGCTACTCACGGTCAGCGACTCCGCCGCGAGGAAGTACGCCAACCTGGTCCCCGGCACGACCGCGTCCAACCGGCAGATTCTTGCTATCGGCAACAGCGACACGTACGGCGGCGCCGGCGGCGCCTACGCGACCGCGTCCGGCGGCAACGCGCTGTCCGCACTGATCACGCCCCACGAGCTCGGTCACTCGCTCGGCGGTCTCCAGGACGAGTACGACTACTACGCCCGCGGTGAGCGCGGAGCGCCGTGGTCGGATCCGGAGCCGACCTCGATCCACCACACCCTGCTGACCGAGAAACAGATGATCAACAGGGAGCGGAAGTGGTTCCGCTGGCTGGGCGAGCCGTCCGAGTCCGGCGGTCTGATCGGCCGCTACGAGTCGGGCATGTACGCCGGCAGCGGTATCTGGCGGCCGAGCAAGCACTCCATGATGAAGGTCCTCGGCTATTACTTCGACCAGGTCGCCCGCGAACGGATGACCCAGCGAATCTCCGCCCGGGCAACCCTCATCCAGTCCAGCACCCCGGCCGGCCCGGTAACGCCCACCCAGCTCGTCTGGCTCCAGACCCTCCACCCCGCCACCCACGAACTAACCGTCAGCTGGCTCCTCGACGACACCCCGCTCCCCACCGGCAACCAACGCTTCGTGGATCTGAGTTCGCTGTCTCTCACCCCGGGCCCCCACACCCTGACCGCCAAAATCGTCGACCCCACCGACTTCGTCCGGAACCCCGCGATCAGAGATTCGGACGCCCTCACCGCAACCCGCACCTGGACTTTCACCGGAGACCAAGCCCAGCCCCGACCTTCAATCCCCACCCAGGCCCAGCCGACCTTCACCACCTCGACCTCCACCGAGCACCCGGTGAATGCGGATGAAGTGGTTTACGTGGAGACCACCCAGAACGACACTGAGCAACCTGCGGTCGAGTGGCGGGTTGACGGAGTTGTGACCCCCAACCCCGGCAACGACCGAGACTTCCCACTCGCACCGCTGGGCCTGTCCGGCAGCCACATGCTGACGGCCCGGGTAGGAAGCAGCGAGCTGACCTGGCAGGTCGACGGAGCAGAGCCGACAGTCACCTCCACCCTGTCCAAGCCGCTCCTCAAGATCTCCAAGCCCAGCGGACCGGAGTACATCTACAACGACGCCTTCACGATGGGCCTCGCGGCGACGGACGACAGCGCCGGCTACGTCGTACCGGAGTTCCGCGTCGACGGTGACGGTTGGTACAACTACTACGGCTGGCCCACCGACGCCGACGCGCCCTTCAAGTTCACCGCGGAGGGTACCGAGATCGACCACCTCGTCTTCGGCAAGCTCGGCGTCGCCCGAGTGGTCCCGTGGGACGACGTTCCACCGGGCTACGGCCGCCACCAGGTCGAGTACCGCGCAATCGATGCCCCTGGCAACATCGCGGCCCCCGGCCGGTTCGCTGTCACCTTGTTGCGCCCGGCACCGACCTGCGTCACCACCATCACCGGCACCTACAACGGTCCGCTCACAGTGACTTCCGGCGTGACCTGCTTGACGAACGCGACCGTCAACGGCCCGGTGGAGATCCGCGAAGGCGCCTCACTGGTGGCCACCGACAGCATTGTGTCCGGCCCGGTCCGCGCCATCGATGCCGCAGACCTTCACCTACTCCGTACTACGGTCAGCGGTCCGGTCACCCTCGATGGCACGACCCGGAGCGCAGTGCTGGTGGGCACCACCGTCAGCGGTCCGGTCACCGTGACCAGGGCAAGTACGGAAGAGCGTGTAGTGCTGGCCGGCAACACCATCGACGGACCGCTGACCTGCTCCGCCAACGCCGCCAAACCGCGCAACCTGCAAGCTCCCAACCACGTCTCCGGCCCCCGCTCCGGCCAGTGCAGCGGTCTATGACAGGTCAGCGCCTAGCCGTACGACGTACTTTCCCTCGCCACGCCCTTCCGCCAAGGCCTGCTGGGCTTCCGCCGCATGCTCGAGTCCGTCGACGACAGTCGGCTCGACCCTCAACTCACCACGACTGAGCCTCTGCAGTACTTCGGTCAGCGCCTCAGCCACCATCCACGGCGCCTTCGCCGCGTACCCCCTGATGCTGAAGCCACCGATAGCCGCATTCCCACCGAACAGCTTCCCGGCGGCAGGCAGCGACGCCAGGGGAGTCCCGCCCGCGTTGCCGAACAGTACGATCCGCCCGCCGGCAGCGACGAGCTCCAGATCCGTGTCGATCCAGTCGGTCCCCTGCGGATCGAGGATCAGGTCGACACCTCGCCCACCCGTCAATTCCCTAACCCTGTCGACGATTCCGTCACCACGCACGACGACAGCGTCGTAGCCCGCCTTCTCGGCCGCAGCAGCTCTCCCCGCGCCACCCACAGTCCCCAGCAACAAGCCAGCGCCGTACAGCCGAGCAAGCGAAGCCAGTGCCTGCCCCACACCACCAGCAGCCGAGTGAACGAGCACACTGTCGCCCTCGCGCAACCGCCCAGTCGGTCCAAGCAGTAGCGCTGCCGTAGTGAGCGTGCCCGGAGCCACTGCAGCCTGCTCAAACGACAGCCCAGCAGGGATTTCCACCACAAGCTCACCCCGTACTACGGCCACCTCAGCCAGCCCACCCGTCGCAGTGAACGCCGCCACCGGCGTACCCACCGCAGGCCCACTCACTCCGGTACCGAGCGCCCGCACCGTCCCAGCAACCTCCAGCCCCGGTACGAACGGCCAGCCGGTCGCATAGCCCGGATCCCCACGCCGGGCCATCACGTCGATGAAGTTCACCCCAGCCGCCCGGACGTCGATCGCCACCTCGCCAGGCCCCGGCTCCGGAGTGGCAACCTCGCCCACTCGGGTCGTGCTGGTGTCGGCGGCGGGCTGATCGAAGAGCAGGGCGCGCATCATCGGATTCCTTTCGACGTTCGTCGTACATCGAAACCAAAGCTACACTCAGTTTCGACGATCGTCGAAAGGAATCTGGATGGCGCACGCTCGCAGGCCGGCCCTGGTCCACCCCGAGGCGGCCGACCTGAACCTGTATGCCGTCCTGCACGCGCTGGCCGACCCAACCCGGCTGACCATCGTGCGCACGCTCAGAAGCGACCTCGAGCGCGCCTGCGGCACCTTCCCCGTGTCGGTCGCGCCGTCCACCCTCACCCATCACTTCCGGGTCCTCCGGGAAGCCGGTGTGATCCACCAGCGCGAGGACGGCAACCGCCGCTGGACCACCTTGCGCTACGACGACCTACAAGCCCTTTTCCCCGGTGTCATCGACACCGTCCTGCAGGCGGAGCAGGCTTCCTGACGACCGGTCCGGCCGGCGTCCTGGCGAGGTGACGGTGGCGAAGCTGCGAGAATGGCGCTCGTGGCACCAGTACAGGCTCCGCCGTCCCAGCAGCTTCCCGCGGTCCAGAAGTTGCGGATCCGCTTCGCCAAGCGCGGGCGGCTGCGATTCACCTCGCACCGCGACTTCCAGCGTGCGTTCGAGCGGGCGGTCCGGCGCGCCGGGCTCCCGGTGGCGTTCTCGCACGGCTTCAGCCCGCACCCGAAGATCTCGTACGCCGGTGCCGCGCCGACCGGAGCCGCCTCGGAGGCGGAGTACTTGGAGATCTCGCTCACACACGAGCGGGACCCCGAGCAGGTCCGGGCCGACCTCGACGAGGCGCTCCCGCCCGGGCTGGACGTGCTCGAGGTGGTCGTCGCCGGACCGGGCTCGCTGGCCGACCAGCTGGAGGCGAGTGAGTGGCTGATCGCGCTGCCAGGCGTGGATCCGGCCGAGGCCGAGCCGGCTGTCGCCGCGTTCCTCGCCCGGGAGGAAATTCTGGTCGAGCGCATGACCAAACGGGGGCTTCGCTCGTTTGACTGCCGGGAAGCCGTCCTCCGACTCACCGTCGGTAGTGACCCGGCGACGGTTGAGACGTGTGCGATACTGCAAGTGGTGTTACGGCTCGGAACCCCGGCCGTGAGACCCGACGACGTTCTCGCCGGCGTGCTAGAGGTAGCGACGCTTCCGGTGACGGGCCCGGCTCTTCTGACCAGGCTCGCCCAGGGCCCGCTTATCGCGGCCACCGGCACTGTGGACGATCCGCTCGCTCGTGACCGCGACGCCACCCAGGCGACCGCGACCGGCCAGGCGGTCGACCACCAGACGCATGTAGCGGAGGGCGACGCCGCCGCTCCAGCTGTGCCCTGACGGCACTGCACGGAGCGGATCCAGAAGGCTTCCGCCGCACCGGATTTGCACCCCGGGAGTGGCGAACCGTGACCGCCAGCTGGCAGCGCCGGACCTGTGACAGGGGCCGCAAGGTGCGCCGGATGGCCTGAGGAGACCCGCACCGCATGCTCGACAACGAGCCGAACGACACCGAGGCAGCCGACGTGGCCGCCACCGCCCCCGCAGCCAAGCGCGCTGCCAGACAACCGGCCGCCAAGAAGGCGACCACGACGCGCAAGCGCACGGCCAAGAAGGCCGCCGCCGTGCCCGCCGAGGCCGCCGCGGTCAGCACCCAGGACGACGGTGCGACCGCCGACCCGGCCCCCGCGCCGGTCAAGAAGGCCGCCGCCAAGCGCACGGTCAAGAAGACCGCCGCCAAGCGCCCCGCCAAGAAGGCCGCCGCCACCGCCCAGGACAGCCTCCTGGACACCGACGCCGCCGACGAAGCCTCCACCGAGGTGGCCCCGGCCGCCGCTGCTGAGCAGGCTGCTCCGGCGCGTGCCGCGAAGAAGACCACCACCCGCAAGCGCACCAGCAAGAAGGCCGCGGCCCCCCAGCCCGACCTCCTCTCCGAGGACACCCCGCTCACCGACGGCCCCGTAGCCGCCGCAGAGCTCCCCGAGGAGCAGCTGACCGAGGAAGAGCTGGCCGCCGCCGAAGCAGCAGCCGCCGAGCTCGCCGCGAAGGAAGCCGCACTCCTGGCCGCCGCCGAGGCTCCGGCCCGCCGTTCGCGCCGCCGTGCGCCCGCGGCTGCCGCCGTACTGTTCCAGGCTCCGACCGAGGTCCCCGCGCAGGCCGCGGCCACCAGCGCAGTCGAGGCCACCCCGGAAGCAGCCACGCCGGAAGCAGCCCCCGAGGCCGCGCCCGCCACCGGCCGCCGTACCCGCCGTCGTTCGACCGC
This region includes:
- a CDS encoding M28 family metallopeptidase; translated protein: MTGSPVRYLVVPTADAADGAKSARFGDKTILWGPADQKLGRASRTVPGLVLVTQVGRSFQDEYPDVTPLLDHGRHLVISAADKPRRRSNHCWRVEALKPGMTVVDVPVRSARRADPVVAGLVGELAPASYQADLTWLASLPTRHSLSASFTTAVEFVAARMVALGYSVTRTPITVGAGHSENLIGDRLGSGAGTRGLVVITAHLDSINLAGGPGGNAPGADDNGSGAAGVLELGRLIASRKWEHDVRLILFGGEEEGLFGSKQYVAALPAGERARIRAVLNMDMIASKNTVLPTVLLEGAPVSSGQMDDLAAAAATYTGLRVETSLNPFASDHVPFINAGVPAVLTIEGADSANGHIHSADDKLEFLDWALASEILRMNIAALAGWLGLVGAAEAPRPQPAGSAVSWGPGRLDIFVRGSDSALHHLYWDGGTWHDFESLGGVIGSSG
- a CDS encoding M43 family zinc metalloprotease is translated as MPRKANGRADKNEQDTGNQMPGGMMGTGGSSGAGMGRDSQPPSRRQCGVMDVHRRLLSTSAEYVAARSYLENATTQYVASQQRFSGTAHIPVVVHVVWNTAAQNISQAQIDSQIEVLNRDFRAANTDVGIVPAPFTGLVADARIEFALATTDPSGNPTTGVTRTQTTQTGFSTDDKIKSSATGGIDPWPADRYLNIWVGQLGGGLLGYAQFPGGPAETDGVVILQSGFGTNGTAAAPFDLGRTTTHEIGHYLNLFHIWGDDGTGCSGSDEVADTPNQGGPNFGVPTFPKLSCSNGPNGDLFVNYMDYTDDRGMVMFTTDQVARMEACLDTIRKDLNQASVSGTAQPTPAGPVVSWDDNRIDAFVLGTDRATYHKWWDGAAWGPSVSGYEYLGGVCVSAPEVASWGPNRLDAFVLGTDHGVYHKWWDGTTWGPSETGYEALGGICMSPPRVASWAENRLDVFVLGTDRALYHKWWDGTAWNDFENLGGICMSPPEVVAWGPDRLDVFVLGTDNAIYHKWWDGTAWGGFESLGGVCASPPTAVAWGPNRLDLFVIGTDSALYHKWYDGTAWSADWENLGGICTSAPTVVSWGANRLDVFVLGTDSALYHQWWDGTSWSGFESLGGICTDEPRVTSWGPDRLDVFVVGTDGGMYHKWWDGTAWGPSITGYEALGGVISDFKLDQPAPDLLPNGATTEQAVLN
- a CDS encoding GNAT family N-acetyltransferase, which translates into the protein MEFVTVDGRDRETFEQFYNLRDAVRREAEFPSGLGLEEARVLMADQHSDMRADGLGLVDGDTWLGIAWFDWPLQENTHLVEVEIAVAAPYRRTGVGTKLLDAVIERAKQDDRRLLAGMILGDAETGESAGTAFATKHGFVRKLVELHQVLELPLSEERLAELDQPVDGYEIVQWREHTPDEWVEQFADALSAMSTDVPTGDLDQEPARWTPERLREAEARRLKQGRFCHTTVAVDKDGQLAAYTQMGGATSDPGRLYQWDTFVRPEHRGRRLGLAVKVPNFRSLQAGLDRPAVLHTWNATTNAPMIAVNVHLGFRPVAQRTDWELEI
- a CDS encoding HAD-IA family hydrolase encodes the protein MTDLSWSGCLNTRDLGGFSTRYGGVTRGGTMIRTDSPDKLDAVGREALVAVGAGLVLDLRSDWEMTQTHPLAGVAEYRRIPWIDPVREKERVPADEPLMADIYRGSLDRNQGQIGAALQALADAPAELPVVVHCKSGKDRTGLLVALLLDLVGVPREEIAADYAISEDRLGVLARIAELPVEERAAAEVLSRTLPETILDSLDHVDARYGGVRSYLELCGLTGAEIHRLAMRLVGAPIEAVVFDFDGLLMDTETTLVKSWEFEWAQHGLELVLDDDFWPGHGGDTKEARYAQLAALVPDFDREVSHARRTAYRDRLHEDLDFRPGIHAWLLEARELGLRLAIASSSERSWVVGHLERVGALELFDVIAAGDEVSAHKPDPAVYQLALDRLGLPGTSTAAVEDTQHGVAAARAAGMATVAIPNPYVVALSADLVLSSAGELSLSDALLAASSV
- a CDS encoding prephenate dehydratase — its product is MSGPIAYQGEPGANSAMACTEMFPGREQLPCTTFEDALEAVNTGRAGLAMIPVDNSIAGRVADIHHLLPDSGLHIIGEFFLPIHFQLLATPGTPIESIKTVRSHVHALGQCRKIIREHGWATVVADDTAGAAREVSELNDPTVAALSPVAAAGLYGLDILAEDVEDEHHNTTRFLVLSREPQVPAVGSAPTITSFVYRVRNVPAALYKAMGGFATNGVNMTKLESYQLGGSFFATQFYADVEGHPEDPHVALALEELAFFSVEVRILGVYPAHPFREQIAEPAANRTLRPHH